The Mus pahari chromosome 2, PAHARI_EIJ_v1.1, whole genome shotgun sequence genomic interval ATGACTTCTAAAGGGCTTGAGTAATTCAGATTGAATTACATTAAAAGAGATTTGTTAATTTAGAGCAGAAAGTTTTGACTTCAAGTATACAGGGCTGGCACTACAGTGTCTACCACTGGGAGGCAGTATATAATAGTGGGAGCTCTGTGAACATGGAGTGCAACTGAACTTCACATCTGCCACCTCTCGGCTTCTATCCCTTATCTGTAAAAAAACTGACAATTTTCTACCTTATGCATCCATGGAGAGGACAAAGGGAgaaaatccattaaaaaaaaaatatgctccGGGGTTATTCTTGATAAATAGAGATTGatattttatggttttaaaaataataaaggaacatTCAAAATTTTCAACAATTTAGGATACCTCCTGACATAGGactttatgcatttatttgttgAGACATTTAATCAGAAAAGGGAACTCTAAATCAACGTCGAAAAGGAAACTAACACATCTTTAAaagtctgaaacaaaacaaaacaaaaaagaacttgtTAAAAGTCTggggatacaaaaaaaaaaaaaaaacccctaagaGTCAAAGAAACAAACCTTTCTTGGAATTTTAGGCTTTTTTGGTTCAAACTTGCTTTCTCTATTGAATATTAAGGTCAGGGTACAGAGGTCAGGACACACGTCTTAGACAAGACTTCTCTGTGCCCCCATTTCCTCAAAGCTCTAAGAAAGGGTACTCAGCTTCTAAAAGAAAAGTACTCACAGTACGAGACAAAGCTTACCGTTGCggatggagacagggaaggggcaTGCACTAGACCGGTGGGAAAGCTGGTGTCTTTCCAAGGAGCCATGCAAGCATGTACTAAAATACTACAAAATTAGTGGTAAATACATAGTAGAAGAATTAGTTCCATGACACCAAAGGAAACAACTCAGCCTTATATCTCTGCATGCTACGAAGTGAACTTGAACTAACTAGGTCACGGACAACTACTTCTATTGCATACATAGAGTTAATAGTGAAAGTTCAGAGACACCGGGAAGAGAAAGGTTACATCTAGGCATTAGAGAAACCTCGTCTAGGATgctcagttttcttctgtgaagaaTATAGTTAAAATTGAATGTGTTTAATAGCCACGGCAGGGGAACATGGCTTAGCCAGCCAGTCCTGCTTCGGAGTACATCATAGGTACATACAGCACTTAACCTCCCTAGGAAACGGGCAAGGAATCTTGACCCATACTTTGTCAATGGCTATGCTTGGCTGAAAAAAATGCCACAAGGTCTAATTATGCCACATCAGAATGATTCTCTATCTGCTTCTGATGACTTCTTACAATTTTTTCTTCACTGTATaagtactacattttctttatagagAATTTGTAAGATAGACTCAGAAATGAATGTAATTCTCAGAATCATAGTACACTATTAATATTTTATCCATTGTGATCTACTTTCTATGTTCATATACTTCCCATGGGGAAAGCTAGACAGACACAAAATCTATTTGCTACTTTTACATTGTACATATTTCatatacaattttttattttttgcaaatgGCACTTTCAATAAGTGAGCTACATCTTATATGTCTAACCCTGATTATAACACACTCAAGTTAGTTCCAATTGGTTAATAACAACACAGTGGTAGAGGTTCACAATCCTGTCTCTTCAGATATGGCCATTGGCCCAGATCGGATTTCAGTGAAGAAACTCCCTCTGGGCCCAGCAGATAAGCAGCACCCAACAGTCCTTGGCACACTGCATGAACTCAGCTGAGACACCAGGTGCCAGTGCCTCGGGAAAAGCTGCCGCAAACGCTGTGTGGATCAcacagctaggcagtggtggcacacaccttcaatcccaacactcataaggcagaggcaggcacatctctgagttagaaggccagcctggtttagagaccaaattccaggacagccaggggtacacagagaaactctgttttgaaaaaacaaaaataaataaataaaataaaataaagctattgAGAACTTTACAAATAGGTTTAAAAGCACGAATGCGACTCTCCCAGTGGGACCTGTGGTGTGGAAGACTTCCTGGCTGTAACTAGATGCAGCCGTCCATCAAACTACATCTGATGAACCTATCCCAAAGGTTCAAATCATCAAGACACTTTTGTTGGGTGGCTTCTCTTGCATTGCTAGGGCGAGTTGGCAGGTTTcctctgggagggaggaagcattGGGAGCTGCACCACAGTGAGGGTCACACAGGAAGGGTCACACAGCAGGGAGGGTCACACAGCAAGAAGGGTCACATAGCAGGGAGGGTCACACAGCAGGGAGGGTCACACAGCAAGGAGGGTCACACAGCAGTGAGGGTCACACAGGAAGGGTCACATAGCAGGGAGGGTCACACAGCAGGGAGGGTCACACAGCAAGGAGGGTCACACAGTAGTGAGGGTCACACAGGAAGGGTCACACAGCAGTGAGGGTCACACAGGAAGGGAGGGTCACACAGCAAGGCAAGTTCACACAGCAGGGAGGGTCACACAGCAGGAAGGGTTACCTTTTCCCTCTTTGCCATAGCCCAGGGCAGGAGGAACGATGAGCTTTCGCTTCTCTCCCACACACATTCCCTTCAAGCCTTGGTCCCAGCCTTTGAGAACCTCCAGTATGCCCAGGGTGAACCAGACGGGCTGACCGTTGTTATGTTTGTGACTGCCAGAAAGGAAACACAGCAGaattttaaaagctcattttgtttttaaccactAGGAATTGAAGCCAgagccctgtgcatgctaggtaagcactctatacatgagagagagagagagagagagagagagagagagagagagagagagagagagagagagagagagagagagagagagagagagagagagagagacttaaaaacaaagcatGCTGTGCTTCATGTGTTTCTACCCATCAGTAGTTAAGCTTATGAacttagaaattaaagaaaacagcAGTTCTTggattaaaaacacacacacccaagtcTTCTTCATAGCAATTCAATTTCCTGGCCACTTTTCTTGCTGCAAAATTCATAAATTGAGCCAGCTTGAGAAGGGcagagaaaatagtaaaaaaaaattaatttgaacatATACTTTAAAGTAAGTATTATCATAAATTTGTCTTTAATTCCAATGACAATCCTGTCATCGATAGCTATTCTTGGAAAATTGTCCCCAGGATTTGGTCCTCTGTCCTTCAAACCACAAGGAGTTCAAATCTACAGTAGCTGCATATAACCTACTATATACATTAGACCATCTTTAGATTGCATAGACTATAATGTAATGCATATGAATAGTTGTTATACTGGGTAGTGACAATACAAACTCTCTACATGTTCAATAACTATATATTGTTTTCAAGTATTCTGGATCTATAGTTGTTTTGAATTGAGAGACATAGAACCTGCAGACAGGGGGTCAACTATTCCAGTATTAGCCCTTGTAGGGAGAAAATGACATGAAGTGTACTAGTATCTGACTTCAGATATACCTAACCTCTAAGTTCGAGTTATTAATGATAAAGTCATACTTTCCCAGGAAGGCAACAGACCAAAGAAAAACTCAGGGGATGTCTTGAGTTTgagaaagaagattaaaaagcTAGAAGTATTGCTAACACCTGAAGGTCCATCTGCACCCAGACATAGAGACAAGGCTATCTCATTCCCTGTCTACATGCCTTCTTGAAGTACAGTTTACTGCTGGTTCTGATGCATGGGAAGGGCTGTTTTCACCCTAAATCTCCACTTACGCTCAGACCCTCTCCAAAGATCTACTGTGGGGCCACTCAGAAAATCCTGGAGTGCAGCTCCTCAAGTTCCGGAGAGGAAAGGCATGGCCTAGGTGTCCGGGCATCCCGAGAGACTGGGATAGTTTAACCACTGGAGACCTGAGGGTGCCTAGGCAGTTAAGTCCTTTCAACAGGAAAGTGTCCTATTTCAGGATAATTCTTAGGTTGAATGAAACATCTTTGGGCTAAGTTTATGAGTACCATTGTTAACAAAATCTGGGtaaatagtatttttgttttgtttttccagacaggttttctctgtgtagtcctagctgtcctagatctgcctgcctctgcctcccaagtgctgggattaaagggttgcaccaccactgcccagtcactcCTTCTTTTACTACACAGGCCCTCATAGGAGgcaaaaagaacagagaagaagcATCATTCCTACTAACTACATTTGGCTGCATTTCTTATTACAGCTAAACTAGTTATCACACAGATGATGACTCTGGCAACACAGAACACTCCTTGCAGACTTCTTTAATGAagtctcttcattttcattatatccCATTAGACATGCCTAAGATTTTACATGAAGGCTGCATGCAACAGTCCCTTCACCAAGTACCACAACATAAGCAGTAAACTGCTACAAAGTGTCCGCACACGTTTTTTGGCCCTTAGCTGGAAAAGAACTTAGACTAGATATGAAAGGGGTCAGACCAAAAGCAAGAATGTAACTGAGATGCTGAAGTGCAATGTCTCAGTGTTGGTTACTATCTACTGTGCACTGAGGACAAAGCTCTGAGAAACTGTTCCTGAAACCTTTCACCAGAGCAAACAGTGTTTGGAGGACTGTCATTCACCACCCTTCAGCCTCACAGAGACCATGTCTCACAGCAGTTTATTCAAACCAACGGAAGGATCTCAATGGAGCAGAAGCTTCAGACTTAGCTCATGTCATTCCCACATCTGCAAAATCTTTTCCCCCTCCTGTTCAGTCATGATAATTTCCACCCGTGACATTCAAGGCTGTTGTGTTCCCAACTCCTTCTTTACCCTCCCTGATCAGCACAATGGACCACAGGCTGCCATCCTTTCTCAGTGGACGTTCTGTACTCTCCATAGACTGAGCCCTTTCCTGTGTTTTCCCTCTCTGCACATAGCAAGCTGCAGGAGGACCAGAACTTGTTGTTAGTAACCTTTGCATCTCCAGGCTGAGGTGTGGCTTCACTGGCCGAATGAATGAATTGATGCAGATGACTAGAAGGTGAACTTTCTGACTGGCCCTAAGGAGATGCTGGTTAAATACTTTCTGAATGGAAATCATCACACTTGGTAACATTATCTGTCAAATATCTTTGTTTGTAGAAAAGAAATGCTAGTGTAAAACACCTGGAGATCCTTCTACTTTTTACTTCTATGACCACACCTTTGCCATGGATGAAGCCTGACTTTCTAGAAGGGATGCCTTTCTGTCATTCTGTGCTTTGACCAAAATGCCACCTGCCAGGAAGTTAAACAGGTCACTTGAAACAGTATTTGTGTATCTTTTAGAAGCAGGCAAACAGATGATTGTGCATTTTGCTGTTGAAGGTAAATgacacattttaacatttttttatgcACAATTAAAAAGGGAATCAGATATTTTACCTATGGAATGGAGTTCAAGACAGAAAATTCTGTTAAGCCTTTTCTGTTTGCTGCTTACTTATAACCTAAGTATTTCTGTAAAACCTCAAATactctaaatataattttatatagaatAAAATGATAATGAAATTAATTTGTCAAGACTACATGTATCCAGGAAGTTCTTTCAAGGTCTTGACCTATAGAACTGGTTTgacaatttttctttctccaaagggAAACAGGTATTTCAGTTTTTTGTTTCAGCTTGTAGAGGTAAAGGAACTGTTAGCTTCACAGGCTGGTGTGAATGGGTGGGCCCTTTATCATTCTGCCTGCAAGGCGTAATTACTTACGTGGAATGAAACAGGGAGCCATCCTTTTCTAAATAGCCTTCGTAGTGGACCAACATCAGATCCCCTCCCTTGGTCTTGCGATGGCAGATGAATGGCTTCTGGAGAACTTCGATTTTCACTTCTGGCTCAGGAATCAGAGCTCCACTCAAAACCGTGACCCACAGTGCCAAGATAGCGTTCCACAAGAAAAACCTCATGTTACCAAAGCAGAAGAAAGGCCCCCGgcttcatagagttaaaaatgTGCCCAAAGCGGAGACAGCTTAAGCCAAGCAAGTTCAGGACTCCCCCAACAGACACACTCCCAGGAAGACGTGGCACTTTTACTACCAATTTTCACAGAGCGAACTCACAATAAAGAGTTAAAGCCCCATCCCAACATGATTGGTTCTGATAAGGCAGCTTCTAGGAGAAAGGCGTCCTTCCACTGGCTGGCGGTGCTGTCCCTCAGACGCCTCTCAGCCAATGGCgcggggaaaaaaaatgtagtggcTCTGTGTGCTGTTGGGCCCTGGGCTGAATGTGCACCTTCGGAACAGTCCTAGGTTAGGAAATTCTCCCACCTCGGGAAGGCAGCTGGATGCAAGCTAACATCCTCGGGGGTGGGAGATGGTGGGGAGGGTTGTTTCAGTGAAGTATTCCAGCTGCGGAGTCTGGAGCCAGGTGACACTCGGGTTTTTGGAAAGACCAGACACTGAGAAGCAGCCTTCTTCAAGATGCCACAAATAAAGGCTCAGAACTATGGTTACTAATTTAGAACAGAAACTCTAAGGACCTACTAGGATGCTTTAAGGTTCACAAAACACACTCAGGCGCAAGATTTAAAGCATCATGACTAacagcaacttggggaggaaaggattttaaCCTATTACACTTCTATATCATAGTTCATTATccagggaagacagggcaggaactcaaaaccGCAACCAGGAAGCAAGAactggtggagagagagagagagagagagagagagagagagagagagagaggccatagagggatgctgcttactgggttgctcagcctgcttttttatagcacCTAGGATCACCTGCCATGGATAGCACCACTCTCAGTGAACtggacccttccacatcaatcagtAGTTAAGAAAAAGCAGTAGAGACTTGCCTACAGGTAAATCTTATGATTCAGAGCTCCTCGTTCCAAAttactctagcctgtgtcaagttgcaAAAAGCTAGCCTGGAGGGAagctagtttaaaaaaaaaaattgggctaAAAGTTAGTGTCCTGCTTAAGTTCACTTGGCCGAAAAGAATTGGCGCTCCACCTTAAGACTTGACTTGATTTTATTCTACAAACATCACTGTCAATGAGTGACTGCTAATAATAAATCACTTATGTGACCTTGGTGGTGAGTGAATAATGGGTAAGGACGTCAtccgagagacagagagagagagagagagagagagagagagagagagagagaNNNNNNNNNNNNNNNNNNNNNNNNNgagagagagagagagagagagagagagagagaagaagaagaagaagaagaagaagaagaagaagaagaagaagaagaagaagaagaagaagagaaaagaaaagagaagagagagaaatagcatTTGTGTTTAACAATTATACAGCTTAAAGTTTCTAGTTCTAAACGGCTGCCCTAATTTCGGATGTAGTCCATTGCTGCAGACAGAGTAGAAACTAGAAATCACCAAAAGagatgaaaacaacaaaacacaaacaaaacaacaaaaacagggcATTAAGGTGTGCAGTTCAGACAAATAACCAATTGAGTTATATATTATTTGCTAAACCTGTCAACCTTacattaaggggaaaaaaaatgcccGCACTTTAGCCCCTGAGGGCATGTTTCTATAACACTAACCTCTGGGTCGTGTTGTGCTTCTCAACATCCACCTTCCATCTAACCTGTGATAGACGCTTTTCTTGGATAAAAATCCTAACAGTGCATTTTCATACTTTCGTGTATTTAGAAATTTCCCTTGGGGAGCTTGTGAAAGTGCCGATTTTTAATCCAAAAGATCTGGAACTCTGGCgagattgtatttttttttaaacagaagccTAGGTGAAATCGATGTCTGCGGTCCAGAGATCAAGCTTCCAGTGAAGAGGCCCGCAGTTTGAACAGTGCCTTACACTGAAGTGCATCCGGAAACGCACTACAGACTAGCCTCATCCGAGGATTCCGGGTCTCAGCCCGCATCCTTCTGCACTGACAAACTTGAAATTAAAAGCTGGATCCCTGGAGCCTATAGACCCCAGGGCTGACCTGCCACCCGCGTGCGCATCGGAGCCCCGCCCGCCGGCCCGGCCCCTCTGCGCCGCGGCCAAACCCTGGCGTGGATTTGGGAGCGTGCGCGCGGCGCAGTGGGCATGCGCGAGCGCGCCGGGGCGGGCGCTGTGGGCTCAGTGGCCGCAGG includes:
- the Fkbp14 gene encoding peptidyl-prolyl cis-trans isomerase FKBP14 → MRFFLWNAILALWVTVLSGALIPEPEVKIEVLQKPFICHRKTKGGDLMLVHYEGYLEKDGSLFHSTHKHNNGQPVWFTLGILEVLKGWDQGLKGMCVGEKRKLIVPPALGYGKEGKGKIPPESTLIFNIDLLEIRNGPRSHESFQEMDLNDDWKLSKHEVKVYLQKEFEKHGAVVNESHHDALVEDIFDKEDEDKDGFISAREFTYVHDEL